A stretch of Acidobacteriota bacterium DNA encodes these proteins:
- a CDS encoding CHAT domain-containing protein, giving the protein MPPNLLRPRFWHGWLLAVALVIGCSPAAPPPAGESPLVCQELGNLPPPGADGVTVELAGETCHRYRVTLAAGDLLRVSAEQQTVDFALALTDSNGATLVEADRPTSNFGAELVLAVVDADGEYHVNLTSFPQDEPGQYRLQVDVRHPASEAEREIAAAYRAALTTASSSREAAVQGWREAARVFARHGEIRLEGEARFLAAFGTSFEDPARAEGFRQAADLLRRADQPGWQALAEQNLCSALVARSLAQEALAACERAATHLPPDDARAQAAIAHSAGLAHRMVGELQPALDRFEQALALWSAEDADLSPVTLHELGVLKARFLGDDLAGSQHLLAALRAFGATSASRPATLSQLGRLEYERGDLPAARAYLDQALDATGNSCRHATTTARQALVMQAQGEDVAARRLAAAANRLVASGGCPRDTGSVLLLTAELAEKGGAWDEARARHRQAEAHYGRWGDRTGVAESLAGVARAEHALGRPEAALAAARGALAQAEAVRPTVLRHDLRTTLSTSVQETYDLAIALLLDLGRDRESWAMAERTRARGLKDLLLESGAGLRRAAAPELLDRERSARRRLNDLESRRIDPNREMKADELTALTEEIADALSNLEAIRGELRRESTEYAEWIGAGPPPAAELQKWIPPDTTLLEYHLGAQQSVLWTVTAETVRAHRLPPRDELEPLAAEVAAWMKRTGGAGRPTPAACRLSDVVLGPARSELTNRLVIVADGGLEAVSFAALPESQFGGPCPQAPPVVAALEISYLPSAAVLMAVRQRDAERSAAESWLAVVADPVYGGDDPRLSRGATPEADEEDSWRRLAFTADEAAALVARQPAGKSRTLTGFEANRQAVIDGALRGHRLVHFAAHGVLDPLHPLLSRLVLSRRDPSGQPIDGALRAHEIYDLDLPSELVVLSACDTGRGRAVRGEGLQAGLPRAFLYAGASRVMVSLWPVRDRHTGDLMERFYDGLLTRRLPPSQALQEAQLAAWRAGVPPSGWAGFLLFGEVEALPPFEP; this is encoded by the coding sequence ATGCCACCGAATCTGCTGCGTCCACGGTTTTGGCACGGTTGGCTGCTGGCGGTCGCCCTCGTCATCGGCTGCTCGCCGGCCGCCCCACCGCCGGCAGGCGAATCCCCGTTGGTCTGCCAGGAACTCGGGAACCTTCCCCCACCCGGCGCCGACGGAGTGACCGTGGAACTGGCCGGGGAAACGTGCCACCGGTACCGCGTCACCCTGGCCGCCGGCGACCTGCTGCGCGTCTCCGCCGAGCAGCAGACCGTCGACTTCGCGCTGGCGCTGACCGACTCGAACGGAGCGACCCTCGTCGAAGCGGACCGGCCGACGAGCAACTTCGGGGCCGAACTCGTGCTCGCCGTGGTGGACGCGGACGGCGAGTACCACGTGAACCTCACCTCCTTCCCGCAGGACGAACCGGGGCAGTACCGGCTGCAGGTGGACGTCCGCCACCCCGCTTCCGAGGCGGAACGTGAGATTGCGGCGGCCTATCGCGCCGCGCTGACGACCGCCTCCTCGTCACGGGAGGCGGCGGTCCAAGGCTGGCGGGAGGCGGCAAGGGTCTTCGCCCGCCACGGCGAAATCCGGCTCGAAGGCGAAGCGCGGTTCCTGGCCGCCTTTGGCACTTCCTTCGAGGATCCGGCTCGGGCCGAGGGTTTTCGGCAGGCGGCGGATCTCCTCCGCCGCGCCGACCAACCCGGCTGGCAGGCTCTCGCGGAGCAAAACCTCTGCTCCGCTCTGGTGGCGCGATCGCTGGCGCAGGAAGCCCTCGCCGCCTGCGAGCGGGCCGCGACCCACCTTCCTCCCGACGACGCTCGTGCCCAGGCGGCCATCGCCCACAGCGCGGGCCTCGCCCACCGCATGGTCGGCGAGCTGCAGCCGGCTCTCGACCGCTTCGAGCAGGCCCTGGCCCTCTGGTCAGCGGAGGACGCCGACCTCAGTCCGGTCACCCTGCACGAACTCGGAGTGCTGAAGGCCCGCTTTCTGGGCGACGACCTCGCCGGCTCTCAGCATCTGCTGGCGGCCCTGCGGGCATTCGGCGCCACCTCTGCATCGCGCCCCGCCACGCTGAGCCAGCTCGGCCGCCTGGAATACGAACGGGGAGACCTGCCGGCGGCCCGCGCCTATCTCGACCAAGCCCTCGACGCGACGGGCAATTCCTGCCGACACGCCACGACCACGGCACGCCAGGCGCTGGTGATGCAAGCCCAAGGCGAGGACGTCGCGGCGCGACGCCTCGCCGCCGCAGCCAACCGCCTGGTCGCCAGCGGGGGCTGTCCACGCGATACCGGGTCCGTGCTTCTGTTGACGGCGGAGCTGGCCGAGAAGGGCGGCGCCTGGGACGAGGCCCGGGCTCGACATCGCCAAGCGGAGGCTCACTACGGACGGTGGGGGGATCGCACCGGAGTTGCGGAGAGCCTGGCCGGCGTGGCGCGGGCGGAACACGCCCTCGGACGGCCGGAAGCCGCGCTGGCCGCCGCCCGCGGCGCCCTGGCCCAGGCCGAGGCCGTCCGGCCGACGGTCCTGCGCCACGACCTGCGTACCACCCTTTCCACCTCGGTGCAGGAAACCTACGATCTGGCGATCGCTCTCCTCCTCGACCTTGGGCGTGACCGAGAATCCTGGGCGATGGCCGAGCGTACCCGCGCCCGCGGGCTCAAAGACCTGCTGCTCGAATCCGGCGCCGGCCTCCGCCGCGCCGCCGCGCCCGAGCTGCTCGATCGGGAGCGATCCGCCCGACGCCGCCTCAACGATCTCGAGTCCCGCCGCATCGACCCGAACCGCGAGATGAAAGCGGACGAGCTGACGGCCCTCACCGAAGAGATCGCCGATGCCCTGTCAAACCTGGAAGCCATTCGGGGCGAACTCCGCCGAGAAAGCACCGAGTACGCCGAGTGGATCGGAGCCGGTCCGCCCCCGGCGGCGGAACTCCAGAAGTGGATCCCGCCGGATACCACGCTGCTCGAGTACCACCTCGGCGCCCAGCAGAGCGTGCTGTGGACGGTCACCGCTGAGACGGTGCGCGCCCACCGCCTGCCGCCGCGCGACGAATTGGAGCCACTGGCCGCTGAAGTCGCCGCCTGGATGAAACGAACCGGCGGCGCCGGACGACCCACGCCGGCCGCCTGCCGCCTCTCCGACGTTGTCCTCGGGCCAGCCCGGTCGGAACTCACGAATCGGCTGGTGATCGTCGCCGACGGCGGCCTCGAAGCGGTTTCCTTCGCCGCCCTGCCGGAATCGCAGTTCGGCGGACCGTGCCCCCAGGCACCACCGGTCGTCGCCGCCCTCGAAATCTCGTATCTGCCGTCCGCCGCGGTCTTGATGGCGGTCCGCCAGCGCGACGCGGAACGCTCGGCGGCGGAATCCTGGCTGGCGGTAGTGGCGGATCCGGTCTACGGCGGCGACGATCCCCGGCTGTCGCGCGGCGCCACTCCTGAAGCCGACGAGGAGGATTCCTGGCGCCGCCTCGCCTTCACGGCGGACGAAGCGGCGGCCCTGGTCGCCCGCCAGCCGGCCGGCAAGAGCCGCACCCTGACCGGCTTCGAGGCCAACCGGCAGGCGGTGATCGACGGCGCTCTGCGGGGCCATCGCCTGGTGCACTTCGCGGCCCACGGCGTGCTCGATCCCCTCCACCCCCTGCTGTCACGCTTGGTGCTGTCGCGGCGCGACCCCAGCGGCCAGCCGATCGACGGCGCCCTGCGGGCCCACGAGATCTACGACCTCGACCTGCCGTCAGAGCTGGTGGTGCTCTCCGCCTGCGACACCGGCCGTGGCCGGGCGGTGCGCGGCGAGGGACTCCAGGCGGGGCTACCGCGAGCGTTTCTCTACGCCGGAGCGTCCCGAGTGATGGTCAGCCTGTGGCCGGTGCGGGACCGCCACACGGGGGATCTCATGGAGCGGTTCTACGACGGACTCCTCACTCGCCGGCTGCCTCCTTCGCAGGCCCTCCAGGAAGCGCAGCTCGCCGCTTGGCGGGCAGGGGTGCCGCCCAGCGGCTGGGCGGGTTTTCTGCTGTTCGGTGAAGTCGAGGCCCTGCCGCCCTTCGAGCCGTAG
- a CDS encoding S8 family serine peptidase produces MTQDPKSSSSRHLHITIHEDSGNIASGRDDRRFVGGSDPRPSAVSLPPPSDPAKSAVSLPPASNPDEKIRRLGTDCAPGAPWAAVQATVQDCPPASCSCCCDADRGGARASTAEQEDWSGFVIVRLIAGIRSLTAESLWQLAHELHLPGLASVLRLEFAEETWGPGPHEDPPAEEPYPPNVLESWPLIHSEACATREDIIKAIDAAEQAAATSNVPPLFSLVSYWRVDVRRHPTRVPELIARFQALAEVALAYAEITATDPSFDSDQEYFERGPVGFGARFARERLVQTPASIKVCDLEQAWHLDHREFTQGSTSLLNPPFVGANRNDDDKNQGSHGTAVIGELGGIADPSPPDDKIITGAAEGFGNFPLASHYLPLNFPDARRGTNGHITSAIAYATVLGSPPLTPGDILLLEVQRGGKPTEIADPADRDAIRLASALGVIVVEAAGNGGVDLDRYRNPHSGRSLNPRDPSFIDSGAILVGAAAAELPHDRRDFSCFGARVDCYAWGDRVTTCGYGDLYGEDETDFYTDTFSGTSSASPMVAGAAALIQAFAGSNGGKLLPLRMRKVLSDPQTGTPQGPNVPGAIGIMPDLGEILTRRLQLTENVYLRRTPQDDGSQEVATGALSSSPDIVMTFGPDTDAAQRLGEGPAASDPAPGEPINTQRFLDPISKLRLYLRARNRGSAEGFARALLFTSSAATFITPDRWNQTAEIGLKEVPVGDTLRVSEGVLRTDLRGIPWNNQGNLKLDPPPSFLAVYQTARKAFGPNLPQPDQPLPPGPPYFRLREFLDFLRGPGVAWRNVYPVEVEPNGQESAVTLSFLFAGTPDRSRSFDFEIEQRLPAGTGLALGLESAALQSKLVRDRKDLPNSGPIDLAQRRTELPRVRIAPDENGAASFQIDGPLRTGHSLSIRQIWRGIEVGRISWWFREAP; encoded by the coding sequence ATGACCCAAGACCCGAAATCCTCCAGCTCGCGACACCTGCACATCACCATCCACGAAGACTCCGGGAATATCGCCTCGGGACGGGACGACCGTCGATTCGTTGGCGGCAGCGATCCGAGGCCTTCCGCCGTCTCCCTGCCGCCACCTTCGGACCCCGCGAAGTCCGCCGTCTCCCTGCCGCCGGCGAGCAATCCCGACGAGAAGATCCGCCGCCTCGGCACCGACTGCGCGCCGGGGGCGCCCTGGGCCGCCGTCCAGGCGACGGTGCAGGACTGCCCGCCGGCGTCGTGCTCGTGCTGCTGCGACGCAGATCGTGGCGGCGCCCGCGCCTCCACCGCCGAGCAAGAGGACTGGAGCGGCTTCGTGATCGTGCGGCTGATCGCCGGCATCCGGTCCCTGACCGCCGAGAGCCTGTGGCAGCTCGCCCACGAACTTCATCTACCGGGCCTCGCCTCGGTCCTTCGGCTCGAATTCGCCGAGGAGACTTGGGGCCCCGGACCACACGAGGATCCGCCGGCAGAGGAACCCTACCCACCGAACGTCCTGGAGTCCTGGCCGCTGATCCACTCCGAAGCTTGCGCCACCCGGGAGGACATCATCAAGGCCATCGATGCCGCCGAGCAAGCAGCCGCCACGTCGAACGTTCCGCCGCTCTTCAGCCTGGTTTCATACTGGCGGGTCGACGTCCGGCGGCATCCGACACGGGTTCCGGAGCTGATCGCCCGATTCCAGGCGTTGGCGGAAGTGGCTCTGGCCTACGCCGAGATCACCGCCACCGACCCGTCCTTCGATTCCGACCAGGAGTACTTCGAGCGCGGGCCCGTGGGATTCGGAGCGCGGTTCGCGAGGGAACGGTTGGTCCAGACCCCTGCCTCGATCAAGGTCTGTGATCTCGAACAAGCCTGGCACCTCGACCATCGCGAGTTCACCCAGGGGAGCACTTCGCTGCTGAATCCACCCTTCGTCGGCGCCAACCGCAATGACGACGACAAGAACCAGGGCTCCCACGGCACGGCGGTCATCGGGGAACTCGGCGGCATCGCCGACCCGTCGCCGCCGGATGACAAGATCATCACCGGAGCGGCTGAAGGCTTCGGCAACTTCCCTTTGGCCTCGCACTACCTGCCGCTGAACTTCCCGGATGCGAGGCGCGGCACCAACGGCCACATCACCTCGGCCATCGCCTACGCGACGGTCCTGGGCAGTCCACCGCTCACACCCGGCGACATCCTGCTCCTCGAAGTGCAGCGCGGCGGCAAGCCCACCGAGATTGCCGATCCGGCGGACCGCGACGCCATTCGCCTGGCTTCGGCGTTGGGGGTGATCGTGGTCGAGGCAGCGGGCAACGGCGGCGTGGATCTCGACCGCTATCGCAACCCACACAGCGGCCGCAGCCTCAACCCGCGGGATCCGAGTTTCATCGACTCCGGCGCCATCCTGGTGGGCGCGGCGGCCGCCGAGCTGCCGCACGATCGCAGAGACTTTTCGTGTTTCGGTGCGCGGGTCGACTGCTACGCCTGGGGAGACCGGGTGACCACCTGCGGCTACGGCGATCTCTACGGCGAAGACGAAACCGACTTCTACACCGACACCTTCTCCGGCACCTCCAGCGCCTCGCCGATGGTCGCCGGCGCGGCGGCGCTCATCCAGGCCTTCGCAGGCTCCAACGGCGGAAAGCTGTTGCCCCTTCGCATGCGCAAGGTGCTTTCCGATCCCCAGACCGGAACTCCCCAAGGTCCCAACGTGCCCGGCGCCATCGGCATCATGCCGGACCTCGGCGAAATCCTCACCCGGCGATTGCAGCTCACCGAGAACGTGTACCTCCGCCGCACTCCGCAAGACGACGGCTCCCAGGAGGTCGCCACCGGAGCGTTGAGCTCCAGCCCGGACATCGTCATGACCTTCGGCCCGGACACGGACGCCGCACAGCGGCTGGGAGAAGGCCCTGCCGCCTCGGATCCGGCGCCCGGCGAGCCGATCAACACCCAGCGCTTTCTCGACCCGATCTCAAAACTTCGGCTGTACCTGCGGGCGCGCAACCGAGGCAGCGCCGAGGGCTTCGCCCGAGCTTTGCTCTTCACCAGCTCGGCGGCGACCTTCATCACGCCGGATCGATGGAACCAGACCGCGGAGATCGGACTGAAGGAGGTTCCGGTGGGCGACACTTTGCGGGTCTCGGAAGGAGTCCTCAGGACCGACTTGCGTGGAATTCCCTGGAACAACCAAGGAAACCTGAAGCTGGATCCGCCCCCCAGCTTCCTCGCCGTCTACCAGACCGCCCGCAAGGCCTTCGGACCGAACCTCCCTCAGCCCGACCAACCGCTCCCGCCCGGACCTCCCTACTTCCGCTTGCGGGAATTCCTCGACTTCCTGCGTGGACCGGGCGTGGCCTGGCGTAACGTCTATCCGGTCGAGGTCGAACCGAACGGCCAGGAATCCGCCGTCACCCTGTCCTTCCTCTTCGCCGGCACGCCGGACCGCTCTCGTTCCTTCGACTTCGAGATCGAACAGCGCCTTCCCGCCGGTACCGGCCTGGCGTTGGGCCTCGAGAGCGCAGCACTGCAGTCCAAACTGGTAAGAGACCGAAAGGACCTTCCGAACAGCGGACCGATCGACCTTGCGCAGCGGCGAACGGAACTCCCCCGAGTGCGTATCGCCCCCGACGAGAACGGCGCCGCGAGCTTCCAGATCGACGGCCCCCTGCGCACCGGCCACAGCCTGTCGATCCGGCAGATCTGGCGGGGAATCGAAGTCGGCCGCATCTCCTGGTGGTTCCGGGAGGCGCCATAG
- a CDS encoding type II toxin-antitoxin system VapC family toxin produces MILPDINLLLYAYNPDSPHHIRAMEWWETSLSGRTMVGLPWVVLLGFLRLVSNHSLFDEPLSPREALEEMRAWLDRPTVQVLQPGSRHLDLLDELMVGTAASSKLSTDCHLAALAIEYQAELHSNDSDFSRFPGLRWKNPLKD; encoded by the coding sequence GTGATCCTTCCGGACATCAACCTTCTTCTGTACGCCTACAATCCAGACTCACCCCATCACATCCGAGCGATGGAGTGGTGGGAAACGAGTCTCTCTGGAAGAACCATGGTGGGCCTGCCCTGGGTCGTGCTGTTGGGTTTTCTGCGCCTGGTGTCCAATCATTCGCTGTTTGACGAGCCCTTGTCGCCGAGAGAAGCGTTGGAGGAGATGCGAGCTTGGCTGGATCGCCCGACCGTTCAGGTTCTCCAGCCAGGCTCTCGACATCTCGACTTGCTTGATGAGCTGATGGTCGGTACCGCGGCTTCGAGCAAGCTCAGTACAGACTGCCATCTGGCCGCCCTCGCGATCGAGTACCAGGCCGAGCTGCACTCAAACGACTCGGATTTCTCTCGTTTCCCCGGTCTTCGCTGGAAGAATCCCCTCAAGGACTAG
- a CDS encoding DUF2191 domain-containing protein, translated as MRTTLTLDDDLARRLKDTARLTGKTFKEVVNATLRRGFGRGELPAATLPPFKIGKKARGLRPGIDPLKFNQLVDELAVEDFLEKVRKEAEQE; from the coding sequence ATGAGAACCACGCTCACACTCGACGACGATCTAGCACGTAGGTTGAAGGACACGGCTCGCCTCACCGGCAAGACCTTCAAAGAGGTCGTCAACGCGACCCTTCGCCGTGGTTTCGGTCGAGGTGAGTTGCCAGCAGCGACCTTGCCGCCTTTCAAGATCGGAAAGAAGGCGCGTGGATTGCGACCGGGAATCGATCCCCTCAAGTTCAATCAACTAGTCGATGAACTGGCGGTAGAAGACTTTCTAGAGAAAGTCCGCAAGGAGGCGGAACAAGAGTGA